From the Planktothricoides raciborskii GIHE-MW2 genome, the window AAATAGGGATTTAAGCAGCAAATTCCTAGGAAATGATTGCAGCCAGCATTTGTAAAATTGGTATAACGCCTAAGTCATGGGGGTATGACAGGGCTAATTTTGTGAGTTTTATCCAAACCTCTAGCGTCTGAACATCTGAACAGTTTGTTAGAGAACATAAAAAACAGCAATTTTATGAAAAAATTTGTAAGATAGCGCAATGGAAATTACTCCCGCATTGAGGAAGAAATCATGCCTAATCTCCTGTCCACCCTAATTATTCAAAACCCTCGGACTGACACCAGTGTTCTATTGGGTCATTTGCAAGAAGCTGGATTTATTCTAGATTTGCATATGGTGCAAACCGAGTCAGAGTATGTCGCCCAACTTGATCGCGGTTGGGATCTGATTTTGCTGCTATGGCAAAGGGTAGAACCTTTGACATCAGCGGATTCGGCGGATCAGGATCCCTCCCTGACCTTAGACCCCCTGCGAGCCTTAGAAATTCTGCGTCAAAAAAGTTACAAAATCCCTCTAATTATTATTAGCGATCATCCCTCCGTAGAATTGGCGGTCAACTGCATGAAACAAGGAGCCGCCGACTATTTATTAACCGAACAAGTGATGCAATTAGGAGAAAAAGTTCAGCAGTTATGGCAGCGGCAAAGCAGCAGTCAGTCTATCTTTACCAGAGGTGATTCTGCCAGTTCCAGGGGACAACGCCTCACCACCGTGAAAAAAATTGGCGATCGCCGATTGAGCGATCGCCCAGAATTTGTCCCAGAATTATTTTTTCAAGATTTAGTAGAAACCAACACCGATTTAATTTGGCAAGTCGATCATAATGCAGTCTACACTTACATCAGTCCTAACAGCAAAAATATTCTCGGTTATGAACCCGAAGAATTGATTGGCAAAACCCCCTTTGACTTCATGTCTCCAGCAGATGCCTTGCGGGTTGCAGAAGTTTGGGGAGCCCTCGCGGGAAAACACTTACCCTTTAACTGCTTAGAACACCGGAATCGGCACAAAAATGGTCAAGATATTATGTTAGAAAGCAGTGGCATTCCCCTCCTGGAAACTCAAGAAAAAGCCGAAAAAAAACAATTTATTCTCCGAGGTTATCGGGGAATTTCTCGCGATGTTAATTCTCGATTTTGCCAAGAAGAAGCCATTAATAATCTGATCCGAGAAACTGCCTCCGTGACGGGTGAAGCCTTCTTTTCTTCATTGGTAAGTCATCTAGCGGTGGCCTTGGGAGTTCATTATTTATTTGTTAGCGAATTGATGGATAAAAATCCCCCCACAATGAAAATAATTGCGGGTTGGGATGAGCATAAATCTGGTTCAAAATTTGAGAATCAATTTGAGTATCATTTAGCCAATAGTCCTTGTGAAATTACCTTAAAACAAGGAGAATACTATTGTCCCGATGGCCTGTTAGAACTTTTTCCTCACCACCAGAACATTCAAAAAATGGGAACTTGTAGCTACCTAGGCATTAGACTACTAAATACATCGGGAAATGCCATTGGTAATTTATGCATTTTTCACGATCGCCCCATATTACTCAATCGACGCAATAAATTTATTTTAAATAGCTTTGCTCTACGCACAGCAGCAGAAATACAGCGGCAAAAAACGGAAAAAGAACGGCTAGAATTGTTAGCTGCGGTGAGAAAAAATGAAGAAAAATATCGATCTATATTTGCAGATTCTCCGGTGGGAATGGCCACCTTTGATTTAGAAACCTTAGCCTGGATGACGGCAAATCCTAAATTTTGTCAAATGCTGGGCTATCAGGAAACAGAAATTAAAAATTTAACGGTAGAAGACATCACTCATCCCGAAGAGTTGGCAAGAGAACTCCGAGAATTACGGCGGCTAAAAACCGGAGAAATTTCCAGGTACAAACTGGAGAAACGTTATCTGAAAAAAAGTGGCGAAATTTTCTGTTGTGATTTAAATTGTACGGCGATTAGGGATGGTTGGGAAAAACCTCTTTTAGGATTAGCCATTGTGCAAGATATTAGTGAATGGAAACAGATAGAAGAGTATTTGCGGATGCAATATCGCGGAGCGTTGCGGATGCAATATCGCGGAGCGTTGCGGATGCAATATCGGGCCATCACCGCCAGTAACAATGGCATCGTCATTTGTGATGCCAGATATCCCAACCTGCCGATTATTTATGTCAATCCAGCCTTTGAGAAAATGACCGGCTATTTAGCCAGTGATATCTTAGGAGAAAGCTGCTGGTGGCTGCAAGAAAATCAAGGGAATCATCCCGAATGGCTTCATTCTTCGCCGCCGCCTCAATTACAAGCAGCAGTCCGCGAAGCAAAACCTTGTAGTGTGGTGTTGCAAAATTATCGTTTAGATGGCACCATGTTCTGGAATAAACTCAGTATTTACCCCATCTATGATAACGAGAAAAAGCTGTCACATTTTCTCAGTATTCACCATGACATTACCGAAATCGAAGAAGCCCAATCTTTCTTGCGTCTCAGTCAAGAACGCCTGCGTTATTTAGTGGCCTCAAACCCAGCGGTAATTTACTCTCGCAAAGCCGCCGATAAGTATAATGTCACTTTTATGAGTGAAAATGTTTTGGCATTGTTTGGATATGCCCCCAGTGATTTTTTGAGCGATGCAAATTTTTGGGCTAACCACGTTCACCCAGAAGATGTCAAAGTGATTTCTATTGCTTCGACCCGGTTATTGGAGCAAGAATATGAAGTGCAAGAATATCGCTTTCTCCATGCCAATGGCCATTATATTTGGGTCAGAGATGAGCAAAAGTTAATCCGAGATCAACAGAATCGCCCATTAGAAATTATTGGCTACTGGGCTGATATTAGCGATCGCAAACAAGCGGAATCCGCCTTGCAGGTGGAAAAAGATAAACTTCAGGCAGTTTGGGATGCCGTCCCCGGATTTGTGTCTTTAATTAGTTCAGATTTAAAATATATTGGCGTTAATCAGCGCCTTGCGGATGTTTATGGTTTAGCACCAGAACAATTTATCGATCAACAAATTGGTTTTCTCGGTACTAGCCCAGAATTTTCTCAGTTTATCACCGAATTTTTTGCTTCCTCTGCCCAAGCAGCAACCCAAGAAATCACTTCGGGAATCAATAATAACCAGCAAACTTATTTAATGGTGATCCAAAAATATCAACAAGGCACTGCCGCTGTTTTAATTGGCATTGATATCACGCAACGGAAACAAGCAGAAGATAAAATTCAAGCCGCCCTTTGGGAAAAAGAGGTACTGCTTAAAGAAATTCATCACCGGGTAAAAAATAATCTACAAGTGATTTCTAGTTTACTCAAAATGCAATCTCGGTCAATTACCGACCCCAGTATTTTAGAAATATTTAAAGAAAGTCAAAGTCGGATTCATTCTATGGCTTTGATTCACGAAAAACTTTATCAATCTGAGGATTTAGCCCGGATTAATTGCGCGGAATACATCCACAGCTTAACCTCACATTTGTACCGTTGCTATCATGTCAGTCCCCGAAATATACAACTAGAAGTCAAGGTGCCGCAAAT encodes:
- a CDS encoding PAS domain S-box protein — translated: MPNLLSTLIIQNPRTDTSVLLGHLQEAGFILDLHMVQTESEYVAQLDRGWDLILLLWQRVEPLTSADSADQDPSLTLDPLRALEILRQKSYKIPLIIISDHPSVELAVNCMKQGAADYLLTEQVMQLGEKVQQLWQRQSSSQSIFTRGDSASSRGQRLTTVKKIGDRRLSDRPEFVPELFFQDLVETNTDLIWQVDHNAVYTYISPNSKNILGYEPEELIGKTPFDFMSPADALRVAEVWGALAGKHLPFNCLEHRNRHKNGQDIMLESSGIPLLETQEKAEKKQFILRGYRGISRDVNSRFCQEEAINNLIRETASVTGEAFFSSLVSHLAVALGVHYLFVSELMDKNPPTMKIIAGWDEHKSGSKFENQFEYHLANSPCEITLKQGEYYCPDGLLELFPHHQNIQKMGTCSYLGIRLLNTSGNAIGNLCIFHDRPILLNRRNKFILNSFALRTAAEIQRQKTEKERLELLAAVRKNEEKYRSIFADSPVGMATFDLETLAWMTANPKFCQMLGYQETEIKNLTVEDITHPEELARELRELRRLKTGEISRYKLEKRYLKKSGEIFCCDLNCTAIRDGWEKPLLGLAIVQDISEWKQIEEYLRMQYRGALRMQYRGALRMQYRAITASNNGIVICDARYPNLPIIYVNPAFEKMTGYLASDILGESCWWLQENQGNHPEWLHSSPPPQLQAAVREAKPCSVVLQNYRLDGTMFWNKLSIYPIYDNEKKLSHFLSIHHDITEIEEAQSFLRLSQERLRYLVASNPAVIYSRKAADKYNVTFMSENVLALFGYAPSDFLSDANFWANHVHPEDVKVISIASTRLLEQEYEVQEYRFLHANGHYIWVRDEQKLIRDQQNRPLEIIGYWADISDRKQAESALQVEKDKLQAVWDAVPGFVSLISSDLKYIGVNQRLADVYGLAPEQFIDQQIGFLGTSPEFSQFITEFFASSAQAATQEITSGINNNQQTYLMVIQKYQQGTAAVLIGIDITQRKQAEDKIQAALWEKEVLLKEIHHRVKNNLQVISSLLKMQSRSITDPSILEIFKESQSRIHSMALIHEKLYQSEDLARINCAEYIHSLTSHLYRCYHVSPRNIQLEVKVPQISLSLDAALPCGLIINELVANALKYAFPDRLSGKISIELDINVKNCYILKVSDNGIGLPKNIDWENTQSLGLRLVRTLSQQLGATVELDLSHGTQFCLTFTEPKYQKRI